A region from the Clostridiisalibacter paucivorans DSM 22131 genome encodes:
- a CDS encoding hydroxymethylglutaryl-CoA lyase codes for MKEDVLIQIQEVGPRDGLQNEKVILDTESKIKLIDLLVDAGLKRIESTSFVSPKHVPQLEDAEKVTKIIMSKKNNVNYSTLVPNVIGAQRALQSGAKNLSVFVSASEAHNQANVNMSIKQSLSQLRDIAKKAHESKSGLRAYIVTAFGCPYQGTVPEKTVIEICNQLVDMGVQEISLGDTTGMANPDQVSHMIKNILNLLENEVKLAVHFHDTRGMGLANVYSAFKSGIRIFDASIGGIGGCPFAPGATGNVATEDIVHMFTSMGYNTGINLDKLLEANRFLQKKLDKHLPAYMGKAEAIWKIINRNSNMQYIKI; via the coding sequence ATGAAAGAAGATGTATTAATCCAAATACAAGAAGTTGGTCCCCGTGATGGCTTACAAAATGAAAAAGTCATTTTAGATACAGAATCTAAAATAAAGCTAATAGACCTATTAGTAGATGCAGGTTTAAAGCGTATTGAAAGTACTTCTTTTGTAAGTCCTAAACATGTGCCACAACTTGAAGATGCAGAAAAAGTTACAAAAATAATTATGTCTAAAAAGAATAATGTAAATTATTCTACCTTAGTACCAAATGTAATAGGTGCCCAAAGGGCTTTACAAAGTGGAGCAAAAAATTTATCCGTATTTGTTTCTGCAAGCGAAGCTCATAATCAAGCCAATGTAAATATGTCAATCAAACAATCCTTGAGTCAGTTAAGAGATATTGCTAAAAAAGCCCATGAGTCAAAATCTGGACTTAGGGCATATATTGTAACAGCTTTTGGTTGTCCATATCAAGGTACTGTTCCAGAAAAAACTGTAATAGAAATTTGCAATCAACTTGTAGATATGGGGGTACAAGAAATATCTCTAGGTGATACTACAGGAATGGCCAACCCAGACCAAGTTAGTCATATGATAAAAAATATATTGAATTTATTAGAAAATGAGGTTAAATTAGCGGTCCATTTCCATGACACTCGAGGAATGGGACTAGCAAATGTATATTCGGCTTTTAAAAGTGGGATAAGAATATTCGATGCTTCAATAGGAGGAATAGGTGGTTGTCCTTTTGCTCCTGGTGCAACTGGCAATGTAGCAACAGAAGATATAGTTCATATGTTTACTTCTATGGGATATAACACTGGTATTAATCTTGATAAACTTCTTGAAGCAAATAGATTTTTGCAAAAAAAGTTAGACAAGCATCTCCCAGCATACATGGGAAAAGCTGAAGCTATATGGAAAATCATTAATAGAAATTCTAATATGCAATATATAAAAATCTAA